From one Desulfonatronovibrio magnus genomic stretch:
- a CDS encoding Hpt domain-containing protein → MATLRDYGSIIRFSRDDGLKRCMGKVELAQEMSHIFVNESLPKYLPSLIKGVQERDCLLVQKNAHGIKGGCGAIGFIRCMEMAYDLEKAAKENDYDRVKLIFPLLLDEINEVSQLIKDGSYSENINN, encoded by the coding sequence ATGGCTACATTAAGGGACTATGGTTCAATAATCAGATTCAGCAGGGATGACGGCCTGAAAAGATGTATGGGGAAAGTTGAGCTGGCCCAGGAAATGTCTCATATTTTTGTTAATGAAAGTTTGCCCAAATATCTACCTTCCTTAATCAAGGGCGTCCAGGAAAGGGATTGTCTTCTTGTTCAGAAGAATGCTCATGGTATCAAAGGTGGATGCGGGGCAATAGGTTTTATCAGGTGCATGGAAATGGCGTATGATCTGGAAAAGGCTGCAAAAGAAAATGATTATGATAGGGTTAAACTGATATTTCCATTATTGCTTGATGAGATCAACGAGGTATCTCAGCTTATTAAAGATGGTAGTTATAGCGAAAATATTAACAATTAA